DNA from bacterium:
CAGCAACTGCCGTCGCCGTACCGGAACCGGATTCGTGCGCGGTACCGATCTGGGAAAGACTCGAGTGGATCAGGCGAAGACCGACACCGATACCGAAGTCCTCATCCAGACGCGTGCCGTAGGATGCGGTGAAGGCGATCTCATAGCTCTTGAACGTTCCAAGAGAATTGTTACCCTCATCACGGCGCTCGAATTCACCGAGATTAAGATAGGTCAGCGCCGCACCGAGCGTACCGCCGGTGGAGGGCACATCCATCTTGTAGCCGGCGTACTCGAAAAAGAGATCACTCTGCTGGAACTGAGGGAGCCAGTTCGAGTGATTGAGACTGAGTTCCTGGCCTTTCTGGAAACCGAGACCGGCGGGATTCCAGAAAATTGCTGAAACGTCGTCCGCGATCGCAACACCGGCCTCACCCATGGCGCTGTTGCGCGAGCTGGGGGAGATCAGCATGAAGGGCACGGCCGTGTTCGTTTGTGCCATCGCATCCTGCGCCAGGGGAAGCAGCAGCAGAAGCACTGCGACGGAACAAAGAAGGGATTTGCTCTTGCGAATCATGTAATTCCTCGTAAAACCTTATGACAGAACAGTTAATTTATTACCATTTTCTTGCAAATTCAATACATCTCAGCGTACCACGACCAGCCGGCCACTCACCTCGCTGCCCAGTGCGCCATCGGCAGTACGGCAGACGATACGGTAGAGGTACAGGTTGTTCGCGAGCGGTACACCGTCCACGCTGTTTCCATCCCACGGAATTTCCACCACACGGGTGGTTATCTCACCGGTGCGCAGATGCCTCACCAGCTGTCCGCTGGTGGCGTAGATCAGCACATCGACGATGACCGGGTCGAGCACGTTGTGCCGGAACGAGAAGGTGGTTCCACTGGAGACGGGATTGGGGTAGTTACTGATATCCTGTAATGACAGGCCACCCGTGACGTTGAACGCCGTTTCCACCGTGGTGGAGTTGTTGAAGATGTCCCATGCGCGCATGCGCAGCGTGTGATATCCCGGCGTGAGGTCGCGCATGCGAAACTCCACCGTCCCCTGCTGATAGGAGTCGATGTCTCCCCTGTAATAGCTGTTGAGCACGGTTCCCTTGCTCGAACCATCCAGCCAGATTTCAATGTCATGGCCGATACCGAGACCGGTCGTATTAATACCGCTCTCGTCGAACAGGTCGGCGATGAGCAGCGGATCCGTGCCGGTTTCATCGTCGCGCTGGAAGCTGCGGGTATCGAGGAAGACCGAAACATTCGGACCGGCGTTATCCGCGGTGGCACTGCTGTCTGAGCCGCCGACACGGAGGTCGAGACTGAATCCTGCCCCGTCCACTTCGCCGTTTTCGAAATACATGGCGATGCGGCCGTTGTTGTTCTCGTAGCTGATGTCTTTCGGGACGATGAAATTGACCGCGAAACGGCCGTTGTCGACACTCGCCTGTCCGCGATACAGCAGTCCCCCAGGCATGGTGTATGTGAAATTATTCCAGCCGGGATCCTGTACCACGACGCGCCGCTGCGCATCGAAAAGACTCACTTCCGCGGTACCGTCGAAATCCATCCATACGCTGTCGTCAGGCTTCAGTATGCTGCCTTCGAGCGTGACGTTGCTCAATGCCCGAAGCTGCACGGTGTCGGAGACTGCCGGCACGCCATTGATGAGGATGCGATCGACACGGGCGCGATAGCGCGGGAGCGCCAGCCGCAATCCAGGATCCGCGAAGAGATGGAATTTCGCATATCCATCCACGCTGGATCCGAGGTTGACCTTCGCCGCATAAATGGCATCGCCCAGGCGCCGGGGCCGACCGTCCGATTCCCTTCCTTCATTGAGCAGACGCTTGAAAAATTCCGTATTGAAGGCGCTGTTCTCGGAAGAGAAGACGACACGCGGAGCGGAGAGCCCGCCGATGGAGCCGCCATGCTCATGCAGAAGCAGACGCTCTGTGCCGCTGCGGATTCCCGGTGCATCATACAGTCCGAAGGTGCATGTCGCAGCGGTCACGAAAGTAAGACGATCATAGTTATTGAGCTGCGGTACGGTCACATCGGATACGAACACGCGTTCATGTGCCCAGATGTCGTGCGCGCCGTGCCCGGTGTAATTCATGATCAGCGTACCCTCGTTGATGCGATCGATAATCGCGGCATTGACGTCGGGTTTGCGCCTTCCCTGCGTGGTGATTTCCGTGCGGTATGACACGAGGTAAATTTTCTCCTGCTCGAGATCCGCCGGGATCATATCAGCGAGAGATTCTGACTGTCGTGTGTGCTCATTGGTGTCGGTATCGGCGGTGGACGTCCAGCCATCATCGCCAACGAACGTCACTTTGTTCTTCCACACCGCAAAATCGGGATCGGTCTCATAATGAATGATCTTGTCGATCACCGTATTGGCCTCTTCAACGGTCAGCACGGTGATGCGTCCCGTTGCCAGATCGACCCTGGAGTCCGTCCCCACCACCATGGCGTAGTAATCGTCACTCGCATAGGTGCCGATACGGCTGGTGGAATTTTCCGACTCCCAGACAGGAACGATGATGGGTTCCGGTGTCGTATGGTTACGGTAATCGAAATGTCCGTCACCGAACAACAGCACGTATTCCGGAGCGGTACTCCAGTTCTCGACGGCCCAGGCCAGGAAATCCCTGATCGCCGTCGGATCCTTCACCCCGCTGTTGAAAGAATTGTAGATATCCTCAACCGTCACGACCATGCTGCTGATGGGATCCTCTGCGCGCTCGCGGTGGGTTTTCAACCGCTGTGCCGGCTGTGCCAGCTCCCGGTTGGTGATGATCAGGTAGCGTGCGCCACTGCTGCTCAGCAAATCGTTGTTCGCCACCTGTGCCGGAGCGCCGGGGGTTTTCATCGCCGGCGAAGCGACGGCAAGGAAGCGTCGCGGCGCGCCATTGTCAACGGCAACACGAAAACGCACCGTCCCGCCGGAGATATCCACGCCGGACATACGGCGGACATTCCGGTAATCGGTCACATCGTAGACGATGATGTCAGACATGGTATAGCCGTTGAGCACGAAAGCGATGTTCCCGGCCGTATCAGGCGATGAGAACAGCAATTCGTTGTTGAGTGGCTCAAAACGCCGGGCATAATGCCACTCCACCCAGTCGACATATCCACCTCGAACGCTCTCTGTGTTTGCGGCCTGGTAGGTCATGGTCAGTGTTGATCGGTCGTCGGCAAGATTCCCGCTCCCTTCGAGATCACGCGTCACGATCTTTGCGAGAGATCCGGTCTCGGTGCCGAAATCGACCGTCCCCATTCCGATCACGCTGAGTGGCTGGTCATTCGCACGCACACTGAAGCTGTTCTCGACTTCGGAGCTCGAAACGAGCCGCAGACGATACCCCACCGGCCGGGTGGAGACAAGTCCGTGCAGTTTCCGCGTCAGGACGAGATCGGAAGCACTGCCCGCGTTGGGTACGAGGCGCTTGCCGACCCAGAGCCTCCCGGAATTCAGCAGATTGTTTTCCTCGGATTCATCGAACAGAACTTCGGGAAAGTTCTGCGGGGTTGCGGCTTCGGTCTGCGGATCGAGAACGTCCTCATATTCCATGCGCCGCCCCTCGGCTCCGCCGAAGGTCAACAGATAGCGGTTCGTCTCATCGAAACGGTGAATGTAATGTGCATAACGCCTTTCAGAGGGATTCCATTCGAGTCCGCTCAGTCCCTGCCCGTAAAATTGAATGTAATCCTCACCATCGAACCGGCCGTCTTCTTCACCGATCACTTCGATGGGAATTTCCTGCAGGGGATCGGGACGGGACGCAGCGAGGTCAGGATTCCTTTCCTTTCCGCCATTACTGTAAATCTTTAAAGTGCGCGGATCGAAGCTGCCGGGATCAATACCCGCATCACGGAACCAGTTCGCGTAAATGCGGTACATTCCTGTTTCCCCGATCTCAAAACGATACCACTGTCCGTCCGCCATGGTTGGTGATGCGGTGCTGCGCAACAGGTTGTGCTGGCGTGGGACATTCCATGCTGCGGCCTGTACGGGATTGAGAACATCCACGATAGGTGCGCTTCCCTGCTGGAGGCCGCTCTCGGCCGTGCCGAAATGCAGACGGAAGCGAATGCGCGTGTACACCCTGGCGATGCGGGTTACGGGATTCCACCGCACGGGATACAGCTGAAGATCTGCGATGATATGCGAACGGGACCTGCCCAGATTCGCAACCTGCACGCAGTTTGCAGGCAGAAGCCCGTCAATCTGGTAGCCGAGGCCCTCCTCGTAGATGTATTCTTCCTTCCCCTCTGGTGTCAGGCGAATGTCCGCAACGGGAAGAAGATTGAGAGGACCTTCCTCGCGGTAATCCACCTGCAGAATATCAATGTCGGGATTTGCCATGGACGGCAGTGCAACCAGTTCCTTCCTGTAGCGAAGGTCTGGCATGCCGGCCCTTGAAATGTCGCCGGTGACGGAACCGTTGAAAGTGAATACCACACCATCCGCATCAGGGTGATCCATGGAAACTGCAGGACGATACTCCACGACCATACTTTCAGTATCCGCTGAAAGCACGACCACTTCCTGTGCGGCCAGCTGACCGCTGAGGACGAGGGAAAGGGGAAGGACCAAGAGCAAAGACTTCAGCATATGCACCTGCTTTTTCCGTTGTGACGACACCCCGCAACCTGCCATATCAATTGACATGAAACAATTCCAAAACTCATCCATGACGCATATCCTCCTCCGTGTGTGCAAACGCCTCCGATGGCGCTGCAGCCCCCCCACCGACTGTACGCCGATAGAAATACAGGTTCATGACGATGTTCACTGCGTAGGTCGCAACGAACGCGATTGCCGCACCTGTCATCGCGAGAATCGGGATCAGAACAATGTTGAGTGCGATATTGACCGAGGAACTGCTGATGGACATGATGCGGATGGCGCGTCCCTGCCGGTGCGCCGCCAGGAAGGAATGAAACGGGTGGTTGAGTCCCGCCAGTCCGAAACCCGCGGCTATCCATGGCAGCACTGTCAGAGCTTCGTCGTAACGGTCTGTAAAGAAAAGCGGTACCAGCACCTGTGCGGCAGCCCAGAGAAGAAGTGCACCCAGTGTCGACCAGGCCACGGTTGCGGCGAGCAGGCGGCCCGGGATGCGCTGTTCGACGACGAACCGCTTGTAGGCACTATGCGAAACAGCCTTGCTGAACATCCCTATCGGCGTGCTCATCGTCATGGCGATGGCATAGAAGCCGACAGGACTCATACCGTGGAAAAAACCGAGCAGCAGCTTGTCGAGTCCCGTGGTGAGTCCGTCCACCACGCGTCCCGCGTAGACTTCCCTGCCGAATTCCCGGACTTCCCTGCGGATGCGTTTGAATTCCTGTCCCAGTCCCCGGAACGACGGGGTCATGAAACTGATTGCGATACCTATCGCGGCGCCGAGGGACATCAGTGTGGCGAACACCGCCGTGCGCACGTCTATCCCTCCCTGCCAGACGAGCACGAGCAGGAGTGCGAGAAGCAGTATTCGAGGAAGCAGGAGGAAACCGCTCATCAGTTTCATGCGACTGCTGCCCTGGCTGATGCTGAGCACCATTTCCTGCAGGGGATACACCGCCGCCAACGGCGCGGCCAGCCGCAGGATGCTGCCTGCTTCCCCATGCGGCCACCAGGCATCGATGCCGAAAGAAATACCGAACACGGCAACGGCAAAGAGAATGCCTATTCCCGAGGAAAGCATCAGCAGCGCACCTGCGCGCAGTGAGAACGAAGCTTTATCCTCGACCATCGCCATAAGGCGCATGCCGGCAGGAGCGAGTCCGAAATCGAAAAACACGCCTGAGAAAAGGAATACCGCCACGATGAAACTGTAGGTCCCGAAGCTCTCAACCGCCATCGACCGCGTCAGTATCATGTACACCAGCAGTCCCAGTACCATGTTCAGCG
Protein-coding regions in this window:
- the porU gene encoding type IX secretion system sortase PorU, which gives rise to MLKSLLLVLPLSLVLSGQLAAQEVVVLSADTESMVVEYRPAVSMDHPDADGVVFTFNGSVTGDISRAGMPDLRYRKELVALPSMANPDIDILQVDYREEGPLNLLPVADIRLTPEGKEEYIYEEGLGYQIDGLLPANCVQVANLGRSRSHIIADLQLYPVRWNPVTRIARVYTRIRFRLHFGTAESGLQQGSAPIVDVLNPVQAAAWNVPRQHNLLRSTASPTMADGQWYRFEIGETGMYRIYANWFRDAGIDPGSFDPRTLKIYSNGGKERNPDLAASRPDPLQEIPIEVIGEEDGRFDGEDYIQFYGQGLSGLEWNPSERRYAHYIHRFDETNRYLLTFGGAEGRRMEYEDVLDPQTEAATPQNFPEVLFDESEENNLLNSGRLWVGKRLVPNAGSASDLVLTRKLHGLVSTRPVGYRLRLVSSSEVENSFSVRANDQPLSVIGMGTVDFGTETGSLAKIVTRDLEGSGNLADDRSTLTMTYQAANTESVRGGYVDWVEWHYARRFEPLNNELLFSSPDTAGNIAFVLNGYTMSDIIVYDVTDYRNVRRMSGVDISGGTVRFRVAVDNGAPRRFLAVASPAMKTPGAPAQVANNDLLSSSGARYLIITNRELAQPAQRLKTHRERAEDPISSMVVTVEDIYNSFNSGVKDPTAIRDFLAWAVENWSTAPEYVLLFGDGHFDYRNHTTPEPIIVPVWESENSTSRIGTYASDDYYAMVVGTDSRVDLATGRITVLTVEEANTVIDKIIHYETDPDFAVWKNKVTFVGDDGWTSTADTDTNEHTRQSESLADMIPADLEQEKIYLVSYRTEITTQGRRKPDVNAAIIDRINEGTLIMNYTGHGAHDIWAHERVFVSDVTVPQLNNYDRLTFVTAATCTFGLYDAPGIRSGTERLLLHEHGGSIGGLSAPRVVFSSENSAFNTEFFKRLLNEGRESDGRPRRLGDAIYAAKVNLGSSVDGYAKFHLFADPGLRLALPRYRARVDRILINGVPAVSDTVQLRALSNVTLEGSILKPDDSVWMDFDGTAEVSLFDAQRRVVVQDPGWNNFTYTMPGGLLYRGQASVDNGRFAVNFIVPKDISYENNNGRIAMYFENGEVDGAGFSLDLRVGGSDSSATADNAGPNVSVFLDTRSFQRDDETGTDPLLIADLFDESGINTTGLGIGHDIEIWLDGSSKGTVLNSYYRGDIDSYQQGTVEFRMRDLTPGYHTLRMRAWDIFNNSTTVETAFNVTGGLSLQDISNYPNPVSSGTTFSFRHNVLDPVIVDVLIYATSGQLVRHLRTGEITTRVVEIPWDGNSVDGVPLANNLYLYRIVCRTADGALGSEVSGRLVVVR
- a CDS encoding oligosaccharide flippase family protein, coding for MIGPRDIPALFRTELGRKSSMYFAALALNMVLGLLVYMILTRSMAVESFGTYSFIVAVFLFSGVFFDFGLAPAGMRLMAMVEDKASFSLRAGALLMLSSGIGILFAVAVFGISFGIDAWWPHGEAGSILRLAAPLAAVYPLQEMVLSISQGSSRMKLMSGFLLLPRILLLALLLVLVWQGGIDVRTAVFATLMSLGAAIGIAISFMTPSFRGLGQEFKRIRREVREFGREVYAGRVVDGLTTGLDKLLLGFFHGMSPVGFYAIAMTMSTPIGMFSKAVSHSAYKRFVVEQRIPGRLLAATVAWSTLGALLLWAAAQVLVPLFFTDRYDEALTVLPWIAAGFGLAGLNHPFHSFLAAHRQGRAIRIMSISSSSVNIALNIVLIPILAMTGAAIAFVATYAVNIVMNLYFYRRTVGGGAAAPSEAFAHTEEDMRHG